The Pseudorca crassidens isolate mPseCra1 chromosome 3, mPseCra1.hap1, whole genome shotgun sequence genome includes the window ttaaataataatttaattgtcaaatgtaaatgctatttaggttttactttatttaaattatatttttaatatcattaattGTAACAAGGGCACCACACTAATGcaggatgttaataataggggaaactatgtgtggagagagggaaggatacAGAAACTCCATTTTCcgctccatttttttctgtaaacctaaaactgctctaaaaagtaaagtcaattaattaaagaaacaatagCTAAGTGGAAAGAGGGCATTTTGCCCATTCGGACAGACCATTCAGACGTGTGATGTGTGATGCCCTGGGGCGGAGCCCACGGTAGGTAAGAGAGGCTGCCCGCACCCTGAGCTTCTGATGCTCTGGTTCTCCCAGGGCTGAGCTCCACTGCCTCCAGCTGAAGGTGCCCAGGGAAAATGGACAGGTGACTGATGAGCTGCTTCGCAGAGCTTTCTGCTGGATGAATTTCTCAAAGGCAGGTGCCTAACTCCAGCCAGGGAGTGCCTTCTTCAGAGCTGGACACATGTGGCCCCCATCTGCACAGCTAATCCGCTTTCCAAGCTGGGCTCTTGGGAGGGAGGGCTGGTGGGGATGGCCAGGGCTGGGCAAGTTATAAAAATGTGCCCTTCCTCAAGACACTTCGTGTCTACCTGTCAGAAAATTGTCACATgttctgattatttatttattttaatttatataccaATAATAGTCACCCAGTTTTTTAAGTGTAGTCTATCTACTcaacacattttttaatttacttatttagttatttatttagccGTCCTGAAGGCATGCAgcaccttagttccctgaccagggatggaacctgcaccctctgcagtggaagcacggagtcttaaccactggaccaccagtctTGTTCTGATTTTAGAACAAGACACTTGCATCTGCTAGAAAACTGTCAAGATAAGTACAAACCTGCACTGTCCACGCTTCTGATGGTACCTCCTAGACGTGGTGCCCACCTCCGCACTCCCCAACCACCCGACAGCTCCTGGAATATCCATCCTGGTGGCTGGTCCCCTCTGTCCCCCAGGAAGCATCCTCTTCCACACTCACTCGTCCCTGCTGAGGGACCAGGAGACCTCACAGATGATGTTCAGAATCCCTTCGTGCAGCTTCATCAGGAGTCCTTAGGAGTTTCCTAGGTTAATAGCACAAAAATGGGCTACTGTTCCACATTTCTGTTTATTTCCATCAGTTAATTGGACTTGGTTCTGCCTGAATAAGAAGGTTTTCTCTCTTGGGCTCCTTGAGAAGAGAAGCCTTGGGGTGCCATCCTAAATCTTCAGGGGACAGACTCCCCGTACATTACCCTCCCAGTACTGAGTGCAACGTGGGTCCTGAGAATGTCCAATGCCCATAATTTACAGCtgttttttctattataggtAATAATTTAATTCAGGACAAGAGATGTTATTCAAAGACATATAAATAATAGCCTCTACTAAGAATGTTCATTGTGTTGAGAATAAAGCACTGGGAGTTTCAAGATTGGCAAGTGAATGCCAAGGCTGGTGGGGCTCGGGGACAATTTTCcctcttgaataaatgaaaaggagcATACtgctactttcatttttttttaagaagttgaatattttattattaaaccgTTTCTTATTTTCCTGCAAGGCTGTTGCCTCACTGTACAAAAATAGTACAAGCAAATACAGTATATTGCAAAATTAAGAGAGTAATGCTCTTCATTGGACACTATACAACTCACAAACTTTTCTCCACTGCCATTTATTTCCAGTGGGAAAATCATTGAGTATTTTGATCCAAATCCAGGGATGGCTGTAAgcaatttacaatattgtataagGTAAGATAACAATGTTATTCTTgaattacataatttttataactaGTTTTACCACAGATAATTTCAGGAATTCTGAATGTTATAACTGGAGACTAGCCTAAAAATCATAGGCTGTTGAGAAAAAGATGCATAGGGTTTATCTGACATCATTAGGAAGTTAAGGGGTATTTTCTTCaggcaatattgtaacaagtagtttcttttgctaaaagttgcttttaaaaattctatcagCTACTAATTTAAGACAACTATGCTAGATTAAGTTGTTTCAAACTAGTTTACTTAGGGGTTCCATGTTCACTCCTCAatagattttatgtatttctcatATGCTTCTTCACTCATTAGTTCATCTAGTTCTGAAGGGTTACTCAGTGTCATCTTGATCAGCCAACCATCTTCATAACAAGATTTATTGATAAGTCCTGGATTTTCTGCTAGAGCTTCATTAATTTCAGTTACTTCTCCTGATAGAGGAGAATGGAGTTCATTAGCAGCTTTCACATTTTCCAAACACCAAATTCCTCGTTTGTTCAATTTTGTCCCAGCTTCAGGCAGCCTACAGTAAACAACATCTCCCAAAGCTTCCTGTGCAAAATCGCTGATTCCCACTGTTCCAACACCGTTTTCTGTTGTTACCCATTCATGTTTGTCTGTGAATTTACGCACCGACAGCAGAGCGGGGCTGGTGCGCAGCGCCCCGCCGGCGCCCACCCTCAGTCCCCAGGGCCACGGCGGGCAGGGCATGTTGGGCACAGAGATGGCGCGCAGGCTGCAGACCACGGCTGGCACACTCCGCGCTGCTCGCAGAGCCATGTTCTCAGGGGTcactactttcatttttattagaaaatatgcCTTATAATAGCTcccaatttttctctttcaaactgtcaactgaaaataatgcacaacctaaaagttgagagttgtTTAATCCGGTGGACAAAAAATGAGGACTTAAGCCGGGGACAAAGAATCTCAGATCACTCTGAAGAGACAAGGTGGGGAGCCAGGTTATAGAGGAGTTTTTGCAAAAAAGACTGGGTAGTGGGAatgtcaaaagattattgttaattaaagaaaaccagacatctcaagttaaggaaattGGTGCTCTtctctgtatgggaagatgcaagagtctggactcACTGAAATcgttcctttgatgtgcacctcagctgtctggggccggtatcctgtgctttc containing:
- the LOC137220621 gene encoding glycine cleavage system H protein, mitochondrial-like, giving the protein MALRAARSVPAVVCSLRAISVPNMPCPPWPWGLRVGAGGALRTSPALLSVRKFTDKHEWVTTENGVGTVGISDFAQEALGDVVYCRLPEAGTKLNKRGIWCLENVKAANELHSPLSGEVTEINEALAENPGLINKSCYEDGWLIKMTLSNPSELDELMSEEAYEKYIKSIEE